From one Oceanimonas doudoroffii genomic stretch:
- a CDS encoding RidA family protein, with the protein MKTAVKTDLFASKAPLEWAVMANGQFYTAQIPIDADGQVVDGGIEAQARQTMDNFRHTVEAAGLTMADVTQVLIYVTARDQLPVFNKVYAEYFEAPYPNRAAMIVAGLAREEMLCEIVAYAAQP; encoded by the coding sequence ATGAAAACCGCCGTAAAAACCGACCTTTTCGCCTCCAAAGCGCCGCTGGAATGGGCCGTCATGGCCAACGGCCAGTTCTATACCGCCCAGATCCCCATCGATGCCGACGGTCAGGTAGTGGACGGTGGCATTGAGGCCCAGGCCCGCCAAACCATGGACAACTTCAGGCACACGGTGGAAGCCGCCGGCCTGACCATGGCCGACGTCACCCAGGTGCTGATCTACGTCACCGCCCGGGATCAGCTGCCGGTGTTCAACAAGGTCTATGCCGAGTACTTCGAGGCCCCCTACCCCAACCGCGCCGCCATGATCGTGGCCGGCCTGGCCCGGGAAGAGATGCTCTGCGAAATCGTGGCCTACGCCGCCCAGCCCTGA
- the mutS gene encoding DNA mismatch repair protein MutS: MMNQENSPHTPMMQQYLALKAQHPDILLFYRMGDFYELFYDDAKKASRLLDISLTKRGKSAGTAIPMAGVPYHAAENYLARLVQMGESVAICEQIGDPATSKGPVERQVVRIVTPGTLSDEALLNERQDNCLAAVYHDGERFGFGILDVSTGRFVINQFEQEETLIAELQRTQPAELLYPEGFAWFGLIEQRKGLRRRPEWEFDLGTARHLLCQQFGTRDLVGFGVEQSTTALCAAGCLLQYVKDTQRTALPHINSVRLERRQDMVIMDAATRRNLELTLNLSGTVENTLAEVLDGTATPMGSRLLKRWIHQPSRNKNELSQRQDIIATLMEGGHHEELHPLLRQVGDVERVLARLALRSARPRDLSRLRAALQAQPDIQAVLTNAQAECLMPLAQQISDFPELAELLEAAVVDTPPVVIRDGGVIRDGYNAELDELRELAAGAHRYLEELEARERAATGISTLKVAYNKVHGFYIDVSRANSHLVPVHYVRRQTLKNNERYIIPELKEYEDKVLNAQSKGLALEKRLYEALLDRLLEHLAPLQQSAAALARLDVLANLAERAESLNYCRPELTDDEVIDIEEGRHPVVEQVMTDPFIANPLSLSDERKMLVITGPNMGGKSTYMRQTALIVLLAYMGSFVPAQSARIGRVDRIFTRIGASDDLASGRSTFMVEMTETANILNNASRHSLVLMDEIGRGTSTYDGLALAWACADALANRLHAYTLFATHYFELTGLAALWPAVANVHLDAVEHGDTIAFMHAVQEGAASRSYGLQVAALAGVPRPVLTLARQKLAELESGRNVSAPKPAAEPQGSLPLFDEPVNPALELLDGLNPDDLTPRQALEQLYRLKQARSEG; encoded by the coding sequence ATTATGAATCAGGAAAATTCCCCGCATACGCCCATGATGCAGCAATACCTGGCCCTGAAGGCCCAGCATCCGGACATTCTGCTGTTTTACCGCATGGGGGATTTTTACGAGCTGTTCTACGACGACGCCAAAAAGGCATCGCGGTTGCTGGACATCTCCCTGACCAAACGAGGCAAGTCGGCGGGCACCGCCATTCCCATGGCCGGGGTACCCTATCACGCGGCGGAAAACTACCTGGCACGGCTGGTGCAGATGGGGGAATCGGTGGCCATCTGCGAGCAGATTGGCGACCCCGCCACCAGCAAGGGGCCGGTGGAGCGCCAGGTGGTGCGCATCGTCACCCCCGGCACCCTGTCCGACGAGGCCCTGCTGAATGAGCGCCAGGACAACTGCCTGGCGGCGGTATATCACGACGGCGAGCGGTTCGGCTTTGGCATTCTGGATGTGAGCACCGGCCGCTTTGTAATCAACCAGTTCGAGCAGGAAGAAACCCTGATCGCCGAGCTGCAGCGCACCCAGCCCGCCGAGCTGCTGTATCCGGAAGGCTTTGCCTGGTTTGGGCTTATCGAGCAGCGCAAGGGCCTGCGCCGCCGGCCCGAGTGGGAGTTCGATCTGGGTACCGCCCGCCACCTGCTGTGCCAGCAGTTCGGCACCCGGGATTTGGTTGGCTTTGGCGTCGAGCAGTCCACCACCGCTCTGTGCGCCGCCGGCTGCCTGCTGCAATACGTGAAGGATACCCAGCGTACCGCCCTGCCCCATATCAACAGCGTCCGGCTGGAGCGCCGTCAGGACATGGTGATCATGGACGCCGCCACCCGCCGCAACCTGGAGCTGACCTTGAATCTCTCGGGCACGGTGGAAAACACCCTGGCCGAGGTGCTGGACGGCACCGCCACTCCCATGGGCAGCCGGCTGCTCAAGCGCTGGATCCATCAGCCCAGCCGCAACAAGAACGAGCTGAGCCAGCGTCAGGACATTATCGCCACCTTGATGGAGGGCGGCCACCATGAAGAGCTGCACCCGCTGCTGCGCCAGGTAGGCGACGTGGAGCGGGTGCTGGCGCGGCTGGCATTGCGCTCGGCCCGGCCAAGAGACTTAAGCCGGCTGCGCGCAGCACTGCAGGCCCAGCCGGACATTCAGGCGGTGCTGACTAACGCCCAGGCCGAGTGCCTGATGCCCCTGGCTCAACAAATCAGTGACTTTCCCGAGCTGGCCGAGTTGCTGGAAGCGGCGGTGGTCGACACCCCGCCGGTGGTCATTCGGGACGGCGGCGTCATCCGCGACGGCTACAACGCCGAACTGGACGAACTACGCGAGCTGGCCGCCGGCGCCCACCGTTATCTGGAAGAGCTTGAAGCCCGGGAGCGGGCCGCCACCGGCATCAGCACCCTGAAGGTGGCCTACAACAAGGTGCACGGTTTTTATATCGACGTCAGCCGGGCCAACTCCCACCTGGTGCCGGTGCACTATGTGCGCCGTCAGACCCTGAAAAACAACGAACGCTACATTATTCCCGAACTGAAGGAATACGAAGACAAGGTGCTCAACGCTCAGAGCAAGGGCCTGGCGCTGGAAAAGCGCCTGTACGAAGCACTGCTCGACCGCTTGCTGGAGCACCTTGCCCCCTTGCAGCAAAGCGCCGCCGCCCTGGCCCGGCTGGATGTGCTCGCCAACCTGGCGGAGCGGGCCGAAAGCCTGAATTACTGCCGGCCCGAGCTGACCGACGACGAGGTGATCGACATTGAGGAAGGCCGCCATCCGGTGGTGGAGCAGGTCATGACGGATCCCTTTATCGCCAACCCGCTATCGCTGTCTGATGAACGAAAAATGCTGGTGATCACCGGCCCCAACATGGGAGGTAAGTCCACCTATATGCGGCAAACGGCGCTGATCGTGCTGCTGGCCTACATGGGCTCCTTTGTGCCGGCTCAATCGGCCCGCATCGGCCGGGTGGATCGCATCTTTACCCGTATCGGTGCGTCCGACGATCTGGCCTCGGGCCGCTCCACCTTTATGGTGGAAATGACCGAAACCGCCAATATCCTCAACAACGCCAGCCGTCACAGCCTGGTGCTGATGGACGAAATCGGCCGGGGCACCAGCACTTACGACGGCCTGGCCCTGGCCTGGGCCTGTGCCGACGCCCTGGCCAACCGGCTGCATGCCTATACCCTGTTTGCCACCCATTATTTTGAGCTGACCGGGCTGGCGGCGCTGTGGCCGGCGGTGGCCAACGTGCACCTGGATGCGGTGGAGCACGGCGACACCATTGCCTTTATGCATGCCGTTCAGGAAGGGGCCGCCAGCCGCTCCTACGGCCTGCAGGTGGCGGCACTGGCGGGCGTACCCAGACCGGTGCTGACCCTGGCCCGGCAAAAACTGGCAGAGCTGGAAAGCGGCCGGAATGTGAGTGCGCCCAAGCCCGCCGCCGAACCTCAGGGCTCGCTGCCGTTGTTTGATGAGCCGGTGAATCCGGCGCTGGAATTGCTGGACGGGCTGAACCCGGACGACCTTACCCCACGCCAGGCACTGGAGCAGTTGTACCGGCTGAAACAGGCCAGAAGTGAAGGGTAA
- the rpoS gene encoding RNA polymerase sigma factor RpoS: protein MSQKKNRNQDADVELDRDADVETVEQESPQEEEILSAPSQRSLDVTQLYLGEIGFSPLLTAEEEVHYARRALRGDLAARKRMIESNLRLVVKISRRYNNRGLALLDLIEEGNLGLIRAVEKFDPERGFRFSTYATWWIRQTIERAIMNQTRTIQLPIHVVKELNVYLRTARELAHRLDHEPTADEIAEALDKPVEDVSRMLKLNEKISSVDTPIGGDGDKALLDVLADENDKDPEMETQDDDMNVSLVRWLEELNPKQREVLARRFGLLGYEASTLEDVGREIGLTRERVRQIQVEALRRLKEILTQQGLNIDTLFHSE, encoded by the coding sequence ATGAGCCAGAAAAAGAACAGGAACCAGGACGCAGACGTAGAATTGGATCGGGATGCGGACGTGGAAACCGTGGAGCAGGAAAGCCCTCAGGAAGAGGAAATTCTCTCCGCGCCAAGCCAACGCAGCCTGGATGTAACCCAGCTTTACCTGGGAGAAATCGGCTTTTCTCCCTTGCTGACCGCAGAAGAAGAAGTTCATTACGCCCGCCGCGCCCTGCGTGGCGATCTCGCTGCCCGTAAACGCATGATTGAGTCCAATCTGCGCCTGGTGGTCAAAATATCCCGCCGCTACAACAATCGGGGCCTGGCCCTGCTGGATCTGATCGAGGAAGGCAACCTGGGCCTGATCCGCGCTGTGGAAAAGTTTGATCCCGAACGCGGGTTTCGTTTCTCCACCTATGCCACCTGGTGGATTCGCCAGACCATAGAGCGGGCCATCATGAACCAGACCCGCACCATTCAGCTGCCCATTCATGTGGTGAAAGAGCTCAATGTCTACCTGCGTACCGCCCGCGAGCTGGCCCACCGGCTGGATCATGAGCCTACCGCCGACGAAATTGCCGAAGCCCTCGACAAACCGGTGGAAGACGTCTCGCGCATGCTCAAGCTGAACGAGAAAATCAGCTCGGTTGACACCCCCATTGGCGGTGACGGCGACAAGGCGCTGCTGGATGTGCTGGCCGACGAGAACGACAAGGATCCGGAGATGGAAACCCAGGATGACGACATGAATGTCAGCCTGGTGCGCTGGCTGGAAGAGCTCAATCCCAAGCAGCGGGAAGTACTGGCCCGGCGCTTTGGCCTGCTGGGCTATGAAGCGTCCACCCTGGAAGACGTGGGCCGGGAAATCGGCCTGACCCGGGAGCGGGTGCGCCAGATCCAGGTGGAAGCCCTGCGCAGACTGAAGGAAATCCTCACCCAGCAGGGGCTGAATATCGACACCCTGTTTCACAGCGAGTAA
- a CDS encoding peptidoglycan DD-metalloendopeptidase family protein: MKSRSQTVGIGSLGIALSLLLTACSVAPPAPVAGVGAHAQGQVKANGRQYVVVRGDTLYSIAWQAGTDVPTLARHNGLRPPYHIYPGQTLRLDVPGRKRVAYRVRRGDTLNGIARRTGHSVADLASLNGLRPPYRIYVGQALALHSIGAAAAPSAPASATPASASASKPTAKPSPAVKSSRPLAPAKGKAYAGSGVQKNAVVNGPIAWQWPVKGPVISGFSLAETGNKGIDIRGSRGEAVKAAAAGKVVYAGNALRGYGNLIIIKHNDDYLSAYAHNEVLRVKEQDSVQAGQHIADMGSSDATDVRLHFEIRHQGKSVDPRKYLPKR, from the coding sequence ATGAAGAGCCGGAGTCAGACCGTCGGCATTGGCAGTCTCGGCATTGCGCTGAGCCTGTTGCTGACGGCCTGCTCCGTGGCGCCACCGGCCCCGGTGGCGGGAGTGGGGGCTCATGCCCAGGGGCAGGTCAAGGCCAATGGCCGTCAGTATGTGGTGGTGCGGGGGGATACCCTCTATTCCATCGCCTGGCAGGCCGGCACCGATGTGCCCACCCTGGCCCGGCACAACGGTTTGCGCCCTCCCTATCATATTTATCCCGGTCAGACCCTGCGGCTGGATGTGCCCGGCCGTAAGCGGGTGGCCTATCGCGTGCGCCGGGGGGATACCCTGAACGGCATCGCCCGCCGCACCGGCCATTCGGTGGCCGATCTGGCCAGCCTCAACGGCCTGCGTCCGCCTTACCGCATTTATGTGGGCCAGGCACTGGCGTTGCATTCCATCGGCGCCGCTGCGGCGCCCTCCGCCCCGGCCTCGGCGACGCCGGCCTCTGCGTCGGCGAGCAAGCCCACGGCCAAACCGTCGCCAGCAGTCAAATCCTCCCGACCTCTTGCACCGGCGAAAGGAAAAGCATACGCTGGTAGCGGAGTTCAAAAAAACGCCGTTGTCAATGGGCCCATTGCCTGGCAATGGCCGGTAAAGGGGCCGGTGATTTCCGGCTTCTCGCTGGCCGAAACCGGCAACAAGGGCATCGACATACGCGGAAGCAGGGGGGAGGCCGTCAAGGCCGCCGCTGCAGGAAAGGTAGTTTACGCAGGGAACGCGCTACGTGGTTATGGCAATTTGATCATCATCAAGCACAACGATGATTATTTGTCGGCCTATGCTCACAACGAGGTACTGCGGGTCAAGGAGCAGGACTCGGTGCAGGCGGGCCAGCACATAGCGGATATGGGAAGCAGTGATGCCACTGATGTCCGGCTGCATTTTGAAATCCGGCATCAGGGCAAATCGGTTGATCCGAGAAAGTATCTGCCAAAGCGATAG
- a CDS encoding YqaA family protein — translation MKLFSRLYRLVMMWAVHRHAPVYLSMNSFVESIFWPVPVDVMLAPMALAKPDRAWHYAALATVFSVLGAAFGYLLGYAMWEPLVEPFIQAMGYQDKIAVARQWFDDWGIWVIFIASFTPIPYKVFTVTAGLLQMAFLPFILVSLIGRGLRFFLVSGLMVWGGVRMESRLIRYIDLLGWACVAAAVVAYLLLRP, via the coding sequence GTGAAGCTGTTTTCCCGTTTGTATCGGCTGGTGATGATGTGGGCGGTGCACCGCCATGCGCCGGTGTACTTGTCCATGAACAGTTTTGTGGAGTCTATTTTCTGGCCGGTACCGGTAGACGTAATGTTGGCCCCCATGGCCCTGGCCAAGCCGGACCGGGCCTGGCATTACGCCGCCCTGGCCACGGTGTTTTCGGTGCTGGGGGCGGCCTTTGGCTACCTGCTGGGTTACGCCATGTGGGAGCCGCTGGTGGAGCCCTTTATTCAGGCCATGGGCTATCAGGACAAGATCGCCGTGGCCCGGCAGTGGTTTGATGACTGGGGCATCTGGGTGATCTTTATTGCCAGCTTTACGCCCATTCCCTACAAGGTGTTCACGGTCACCGCCGGTCTGCTGCAAATGGCGTTTCTGCCGTTTATTCTGGTGTCGCTGATCGGCCGGGGGTTGCGCTTTTTCCTGGTGTCCGGGCTGATGGTATGGGGCGGCGTGCGTATGGAAAGCAGGCTGATCCGCTATATCGATCTGCTCGGCTGGGCCTGTGTGGCGGCGGCCGTGGTGGCCTATTTGTTGCTGAGGCCCTGA
- a CDS encoding protein-L-isoaspartate(D-aspartate) O-methyltransferase — translation MHRLAGEQLYRLLRQQGIRNERVLRAITELPRADFVDEAMAHKAWDNSALPIGFGQTISQPYIVARMTEALLDGPPLRRVLEVGTGSGFQTAVLAQLVEQVFTVERIKALQYQARRRLQRLDLHNVSTKHGDGWQGWASKAPFDAIMVTAAASTTPTALLEQLADGGRMVIPVGGLSQTLWLYRRRGDDFVRTELEAVRFVPLIQGDLE, via the coding sequence GTGCACAGGTTAGCAGGAGAGCAGCTTTACCGCCTGCTGCGACAGCAGGGCATTCGTAACGAGCGGGTGCTGCGTGCCATTACCGAACTGCCGCGCGCCGATTTCGTGGATGAGGCCATGGCGCACAAGGCCTGGGACAACAGCGCCCTGCCCATCGGTTTTGGCCAGACCATCTCCCAGCCCTATATAGTGGCGCGCATGACCGAGGCCCTGCTGGATGGGCCGCCCCTTCGGCGTGTGCTGGAGGTGGGCACCGGCTCCGGGTTTCAGACTGCAGTGCTGGCCCAGTTGGTGGAGCAGGTGTTTACCGTGGAGCGGATAAAGGCACTGCAATACCAGGCCCGGCGCCGGTTGCAACGGCTGGATCTGCACAATGTGTCCACCAAGCACGGCGACGGCTGGCAGGGCTGGGCCAGTAAGGCACCCTTCGATGCCATTATGGTGACCGCGGCGGCCAGCACCACGCCCACGGCGCTGCTGGAACAGCTGGCCGATGGCGGTCGCATGGTCATTCCGGTGGGCGGGCTCAGCCAGACCTTGTGGCTGTATCGGCGCCGGGGAGATGATTTTGTGCGCACCGAGCTTGAAGCGGTGCGGTTTGTTCCTTTGATTCAGGGTGATCTTGAGTGA
- the surE gene encoding 5'/3'-nucleotidase SurE yields MKILVSNDDGVNAAGIRTLSRALAEFAEVVTVAPDRNRSGASHSLTLEVPLRADKLDDTGFYSVKGTPTDCVHWAVNHLLDPDPDLVVAGINHGANLGDDVLYSGTVAAATEGRHLGLPSLAISLCGDRHFDTAAHFACMLVQGLLRAPLYSNQILNVNVPDLPLNEIQGIKVTRLGNRHRSEAVLKEFDPRGRAIYWIGPPGAIQDAGEGTDFDAVERGFVSITPLTIDLTAYDQMSALSRWIQDVE; encoded by the coding sequence ATGAAAATACTGGTGAGTAACGACGATGGTGTGAACGCCGCCGGCATTCGCACCCTGAGCCGGGCGTTGGCGGAATTTGCCGAGGTGGTCACGGTGGCGCCGGATCGCAACCGCAGCGGTGCCAGTCATTCGCTGACGCTGGAAGTACCCCTGCGGGCCGACAAGCTGGATGATACCGGTTTTTATTCGGTCAAGGGCACGCCCACCGACTGTGTGCACTGGGCGGTAAATCACCTGCTGGATCCGGATCCGGATCTGGTGGTGGCGGGCATCAACCACGGTGCCAACCTGGGCGACGACGTGCTTTATTCGGGCACGGTGGCGGCGGCCACCGAGGGCCGCCACCTGGGTTTGCCGTCCCTGGCCATTTCCCTGTGCGGCGACCGGCATTTTGACACCGCGGCCCATTTTGCCTGCATGCTGGTGCAGGGCCTGTTGCGGGCGCCGCTTTATTCCAACCAGATTTTGAATGTGAACGTGCCCGACTTGCCCCTGAACGAGATTCAGGGTATCAAAGTGACTCGTTTGGGTAATCGTCATCGTTCCGAGGCGGTGCTGAAAGAATTCGATCCGCGAGGCCGCGCCATTTACTGGATTGGCCCTCCCGGTGCCATTCAGGATGCGGGCGAGGGCACCGACTTTGATGCCGTCGAACGGGGCTTTGTGTCGATCACGCCGCTGACCATAGATCTCACGGCCTACGATCAAATGTCGGCATTGTCCCGTTGGATTCAGGATGTGGAGTAA
- the truD gene encoding tRNA pseudouridine(13) synthase TruD: MSEQQHYLHGKPGVSGLLKAAPEHFIVREDLGFEPSGEGEHIFLHIRKRGQNTQWVARDLARLAGVAQRDVTWAGLKDRHAVTEQWFGVHLPGKDMPDFSPLESDDVQILAIARHHKKLKTGALKGNWFELVLTELEGEDDLDARLAAIGERGVPNYFGEQRFGHNGGNIDQARAMFGGKRIKDRNKRSMYLSAARSQLFNLAVSHRLAQGLGEQLLHGDCVMLAGSQSFFTINEDNPLDDALRARFAEGDIRLSAPLWGRGRLPAEDEAATLELAALAGQQDLMDGLEANGLKQERRALLLKPGQLSWQQNGDCLTLSFWLPAGSYATSLVREIIQEKDSHENTGE; the protein is encoded by the coding sequence ATGAGTGAACAACAGCATTACCTGCACGGCAAACCCGGCGTCAGCGGCCTGCTCAAGGCCGCGCCGGAACACTTTATCGTGCGCGAGGATCTGGGTTTTGAGCCCAGTGGTGAAGGCGAGCATATTTTTCTGCACATTCGCAAGCGCGGCCAGAATACCCAGTGGGTGGCGCGGGATCTGGCGCGGCTGGCGGGCGTAGCCCAACGCGATGTGACCTGGGCCGGGCTCAAGGACCGCCATGCGGTCACCGAGCAGTGGTTTGGCGTGCACCTGCCGGGCAAGGACATGCCCGACTTCTCACCGCTGGAAAGCGACGACGTGCAGATCCTGGCCATTGCCCGGCACCACAAAAAGCTGAAAACCGGTGCCCTCAAGGGTAACTGGTTCGAGCTGGTGTTGACCGAGCTGGAGGGGGAAGACGATCTCGACGCCCGGCTGGCGGCCATTGGCGAACGGGGCGTGCCCAACTATTTCGGTGAGCAGCGTTTCGGCCACAACGGTGGCAATATTGATCAGGCCAGGGCCATGTTTGGCGGCAAGCGCATCAAGGATCGCAATAAACGGTCGATGTATCTATCGGCGGCCCGCAGCCAGCTGTTTAACCTGGCGGTCAGCCACCGGCTGGCGCAGGGCCTGGGCGAGCAGCTGCTGCACGGCGACTGTGTCATGCTGGCAGGCAGTCAGTCATTCTTTACCATCAATGAAGACAATCCCCTCGACGACGCCCTGCGTGCGCGGTTTGCCGAGGGCGACATTCGCCTGAGCGCGCCGCTGTGGGGGCGGGGCCGGCTGCCGGCCGAAGACGAAGCGGCAACACTGGAGCTGGCGGCGCTGGCCGGACAGCAGGATCTGATGGACGGGCTGGAGGCCAACGGCCTCAAGCAGGAGCGCCGGGCGCTGCTGCTGAAGCCGGGGCAACTCAGCTGGCAGCAAAACGGCGATTGCCTCACGCTGTCTTTCTGGCTGCCGGCGGGCAGTTATGCCACCAGTCTGGTCAGGGAAATCATTCAGGAAAAGGACAGCCATGAAAATACTGGTGAGTAA
- the ispF gene encoding 2-C-methyl-D-erythritol 2,4-cyclodiphosphate synthase — protein MMRIGHGFDVHKFGGDGPCILGGVAVPHDQGLLAHSDGDVVLHALSDALLGAIGAGDIGRHFPDTDAAFKGVDSRLLLREVFAKVRAAGYVLGNADLTIMAQAPRLAPFVDAMAATIAEDLQTTVSHINVKATTTEKLGFVGRKEGIAAEAVVLLVKA, from the coding sequence ATGATGCGAATCGGGCACGGTTTTGACGTGCATAAATTTGGCGGGGATGGTCCCTGCATTCTGGGTGGGGTGGCGGTACCCCATGACCAGGGCCTGCTGGCCCATTCCGACGGCGACGTGGTGCTGCACGCCCTGAGCGATGCCCTGCTGGGCGCCATTGGCGCCGGTGATATCGGCCGCCACTTTCCCGATACCGACGCCGCCTTCAAGGGGGTCGACAGCCGCCTGCTGCTGCGGGAGGTGTTTGCCAAGGTGCGGGCCGCCGGCTACGTGCTGGGCAACGCCGATCTGACCATCATGGCGCAGGCCCCCCGGCTGGCGCCCTTTGTGGACGCCATGGCGGCCACCATTGCCGAGGATCTGCAGACCACGGTTTCCCATATCAATGTCAAGGCCACTACCACCGAGAAACTCGGCTTCGTGGGCCGCAAGGAAGGCATAGCGGCGGAAGCCGTGGTGCTGCTGGTGAAAGCATGA
- the ispD gene encoding 2-C-methyl-D-erythritol 4-phosphate cytidylyltransferase, which translates to MSALSCTAVVPAAGAGKRMASAIPKQYLTLAGKTVLEHTIERLLAHGAIERVVVAVSPEDQWFDSLPLVRDERVVRVQGGRERADSVLNALAAVSSEYVLVHDAARPCLAMQDLDALLAAASQPRGAILACRVRDTMKRGDGRGAIAASVPRDELWHALTPQCFDTQALRRALAEALAQGQAVTDEASAMELAGVHPLLVEGRADNIKITRPEDLALAGFFLQQLNENNQ; encoded by the coding sequence ATGAGCGCACTGAGCTGCACCGCCGTGGTGCCGGCCGCGGGGGCCGGCAAACGCATGGCCAGCGCCATTCCCAAACAATACCTGACCCTGGCGGGTAAAACGGTGCTGGAGCACACTATTGAGCGCTTGCTGGCGCACGGCGCCATCGAGCGGGTGGTGGTGGCGGTCAGCCCGGAAGATCAGTGGTTCGACAGCCTGCCCCTGGTCCGGGATGAACGCGTGGTACGGGTACAGGGTGGCCGGGAGCGGGCCGACTCGGTGCTTAATGCCCTGGCGGCGGTGTCCAGCGAATACGTGCTGGTGCACGACGCCGCCCGGCCCTGTCTGGCCATGCAGGATCTTGATGCCCTGCTGGCGGCGGCCTCACAGCCTCGGGGCGCCATTCTGGCCTGCCGGGTGCGGGACACCATGAAACGAGGGGATGGCCGTGGTGCCATTGCCGCCAGTGTGCCCCGGGACGAGCTCTGGCACGCCCTGACTCCGCAATGTTTTGACACCCAGGCCCTGCGCCGGGCCCTTGCCGAGGCGCTGGCCCAAGGGCAGGCGGTCACCGACGAGGCTTCGGCCATGGAGCTGGCCGGCGTTCACCCCCTGCTGGTGGAAGGCCGGGCCGACAATATCAAGATAACCCGGCCGGAAGATCTGGCGCTGGCCGGCTTTTTTCTGCAGCAGCTGAACGAGAACAATCAATGA
- the ftsB gene encoding cell division protein FtsB, producing the protein MRTLTLILLALLGTLQYHLWWGKNGLGEYHEAAANVSRQLEDNQRLADRNALLYRDIEDLNNGLAAVEELARNDLGMIKPGETFYRLLLSQDKP; encoded by the coding sequence ATGCGCACCCTGACGCTGATACTGCTGGCCCTGCTGGGAACCCTGCAATACCACCTGTGGTGGGGAAAAAACGGTCTCGGCGAATACCATGAGGCCGCCGCCAATGTGTCCCGGCAGCTGGAAGATAATCAGCGCCTGGCCGACAGGAACGCCTTGCTCTATCGGGATATCGAGGATCTCAACAACGGGCTGGCGGCGGTGGAAGAACTGGCGCGCAACGATCTGGGCATGATCAAGCCGGGTGAAACCTTCTACCGGTTACTGCTGAGCCAGGACAAGCCATGA